A window of the Candidatus Rokuibacteriota bacterium genome harbors these coding sequences:
- a CDS encoding Zn-ribbon domain-containing OB-fold protein — MASAERKFPAPLPNPETKPFWEAAGEGRLLLKRCRSCGEVHYYPRALCPFCGSGETEWQPAAGGGTIYSYSVMRRAEAPYAIAYVTLDEGVTMMTNLVDCDLDAIRIGQRVRLVFKPTEGGPPVP, encoded by the coding sequence GTGGCCTCCGCCGAGCGGAAGTTTCCGGCCCCGCTGCCGAATCCCGAGACGAAGCCCTTCTGGGAAGCGGCGGGCGAGGGACGGCTGCTGCTCAAGCGTTGCCGGTCGTGCGGCGAGGTGCACTATTACCCCCGTGCGCTCTGCCCGTTCTGCGGGAGCGGCGAAACGGAGTGGCAGCCGGCAGCCGGCGGCGGCACGATCTACTCCTACAGCGTGATGCGACGCGCGGAGGCGCCCTACGCCATCGCGTACGTGACGCTCGACGAAGGCGTGACGATGATGACCAACCTCGTCGACTGCGATCTCGACGCCATCCGGATCGGCCAGCGCGTCAGGCTCGTGTTCAAGCCCACCGAAGGCGGGCCGCCCGTACC